The following are encoded in a window of Pristis pectinata isolate sPriPec2 chromosome 1, sPriPec2.1.pri, whole genome shotgun sequence genomic DNA:
- the stradb gene encoding STE20-related kinase adapter protein alpha isoform X2 translates to MSFLDCSCISQTEIEPIDAGSQVDGKNRHHPKNGFSTCSRRSQLEEKMIYTTNASHYELLCELGKSFSNLTTVNLAKHIPSGNMVVVKRTNMDTCSEENLSSLQNELLIWQFLRHPNILPHPAVFVEGSELWVILAFTAYGSASSLLKLYFTEGMSESLMAHIFYGVLKALDYIHQMGCIHRSVRPSHILISGEGHIYLSGLHGLCNMITDGQRLRVVYDFPEFSASILPWLSPEVLQQDLHGYDAKSDIYSLGITACELARGQVPFQNTPPTQMLLQKLKRSLCLVDFSFPQKELMIKNFRSGMDSGIGESMAIYRMMRTKRSEQSPSSTKKTFSAAFHSFVELCLQREPGNRPSASTLLSHPFFKQVKKQTKSSLINLLQPAVPLSGSRATVGTSESKGDSPISPLQDLDGDWEF, encoded by the exons AAAAATGGATTTTCCACGTGTTCCCGGAGGTCCCAGCTAGAGGAAAAGATGATATACACAACCAATGCCAGTCACTATGAGCTTCTATGTGAACTAG GAAAGAGTTTTAGTAATTTAACCACGGTGAACCTGGCTAAGCACATCCCATCGGGTAACATGGTAGTTGTCAAACGCACAAATATGGACACCTGTTCGGAAGAAAACCTGTCTTCTTTGCAG AATGAGCTGCTTATCTGGCAGTTTCTCCGGCACCCAAATATCCTGCCACATCCAGCAGTTTTTGTAGAAGGTAGTGAGCTATGGGTCATCCTGGCATTCACAGCCTACG GTTCTGCCAGCAGCCTGCTAAAGTTGTACTTTACCGAAGGCATGAGTGAGAGTTTAATGGCACATATATTTTATGGAGTCTTGAAGGCATTGGATTATATTCACCAAATGGGATGCATTCACAG GAGTGTTAGGCCAAGCCATATACTTATTTCTGGGGAgggacatatttatctctccGGTCTGCATGGTCTTTGCAACATGATCACTGATGGACAAAGGCTAAGAGTTGTATATGATTTTCCAGAATTCAGTGCTTCTATTCTGCCTTGGCTGAGCCCTGAAGTTCTCCAACAG GACTTGCATGGATATGATGCGAAGTCTGACATCTACAGCCTTGGGATCACAGCATGTGAGTTAGCCAGAGGCCAGGTTCCTTTTCAGAATACACCGCCTACACAG atgctgctccAGAAGTTGAAGAGGTCATTATGTTTGGTCGACTTCAGTTTTCCACAAAAGGAACTAATGATAAAGAATTTCCGCTCTGGAATGGATTCTGGCATTGGGGAGAGTATGGCCATCTACCGCATGATGAGGACAAAAAGAAGTGAACAATCCCCAAGTTCAACGAAGAaaactttctctgcagcttttcACAGCTTTGTGGAGCTCTGTCTACAGAGAGAGCCTGGCAATCG ACCATCAGCAAGCACGTTGCTATCCCACCCCTTCTTTAAACAG GTGAAAAAGCAGACCAAGTCGTCCCTGATCAATCTGCTTCAGCCAGCTGTGCCGCTTTCTGGCTCTCGGGCCACAGTGGGGACATCAGAGTCAAAAGGAGACAGCCCAATCAGTCCCTTACAAGACCTAGATGGTGACTGGGAATTTTAA
- the stradb gene encoding STE20-related kinase adapter protein beta isoform X1, translating to MSFLDCSCISQTEIEPIDAGSQVDGKNRHHPKNGFSTCSRRSQLEEKMIYTTNASHYELLCELGKSFSNLTTVNLAKHIPSGNMVVVKRTNMDTCSEENLSSLQNELLIWQFLRHPNILPHPAVFVEGSELWVILAFTAYGSASSLLKLYFTEGMSESLMAHIFYGVLKALDYIHQMGCIHRSVRPSHILISGEGHIYLSGLHGLCNMITDGQRLRVVYDFPEFSASILPWLSPEVLQQDLHGYDAKSDIYSLGITACELARGQVPFQNTPPTQMLLQKLKRSLCLVDFSFPQKELMIKNFRSGMDSGIGESMAIYRMMRTKRSEQSPSSTKKTFSAAFHSFVELCLQREPGNRPSASTLLSHPFFKQVLIHSIYFLLILKLRLNTYLIRTWETVEHWKMGEKADQVVPDQSASASCAAFWLSGHSGDIRVKRRQPNQSLTRPRW from the exons AAAAATGGATTTTCCACGTGTTCCCGGAGGTCCCAGCTAGAGGAAAAGATGATATACACAACCAATGCCAGTCACTATGAGCTTCTATGTGAACTAG GAAAGAGTTTTAGTAATTTAACCACGGTGAACCTGGCTAAGCACATCCCATCGGGTAACATGGTAGTTGTCAAACGCACAAATATGGACACCTGTTCGGAAGAAAACCTGTCTTCTTTGCAG AATGAGCTGCTTATCTGGCAGTTTCTCCGGCACCCAAATATCCTGCCACATCCAGCAGTTTTTGTAGAAGGTAGTGAGCTATGGGTCATCCTGGCATTCACAGCCTACG GTTCTGCCAGCAGCCTGCTAAAGTTGTACTTTACCGAAGGCATGAGTGAGAGTTTAATGGCACATATATTTTATGGAGTCTTGAAGGCATTGGATTATATTCACCAAATGGGATGCATTCACAG GAGTGTTAGGCCAAGCCATATACTTATTTCTGGGGAgggacatatttatctctccGGTCTGCATGGTCTTTGCAACATGATCACTGATGGACAAAGGCTAAGAGTTGTATATGATTTTCCAGAATTCAGTGCTTCTATTCTGCCTTGGCTGAGCCCTGAAGTTCTCCAACAG GACTTGCATGGATATGATGCGAAGTCTGACATCTACAGCCTTGGGATCACAGCATGTGAGTTAGCCAGAGGCCAGGTTCCTTTTCAGAATACACCGCCTACACAG atgctgctccAGAAGTTGAAGAGGTCATTATGTTTGGTCGACTTCAGTTTTCCACAAAAGGAACTAATGATAAAGAATTTCCGCTCTGGAATGGATTCTGGCATTGGGGAGAGTATGGCCATCTACCGCATGATGAGGACAAAAAGAAGTGAACAATCCCCAAGTTCAACGAAGAaaactttctctgcagcttttcACAGCTTTGTGGAGCTCTGTCTACAGAGAGAGCCTGGCAATCG ACCATCAGCAAGCACGTTGCTATCCCACCCCTTCTTTAAACAGGTGCTTATTCACTCCATTTATTTTctgttgattttaaaattaagattgaACACATACCTCATCAGAACCTGGGAGACTGTGGAACACTGGAAGATGG GTGAAAAAGCAGACCAAGTCGTCCCTGATCAATCTGCTTCAGCCAGCTGTGCCGCTTTCTGGCTCTCGGGCCACAGTGGGGACATCAGAGTCAAAAGGAGACAGCCCAATCAGTCCCTTACAAGACCTAGATGGTGA